The window AAACGATCCGACTAATTTGTTAAGAGCTTTAAAACTTTTTCAAGAATTAGGTTTTATTAAAGTAAATCCGGATGCAGTTCCTACTAAGGCCTCCTTGAGCGATATCACTGAAAATAAAAAACAGATACAATTTTTACCTTTAGAAGCAGCTCAACTTCCTAGATCTTTGGAAAGTACAGACTTTTCTGCGATCAATGGGAATTTCGCACTCGCTTCTGGTTTGGATCTGACTAAAGCAGTGATCTTAGAAAAACTGGCAGAAGAGCATAAAAACATTATCGTAGTTCGAGAAGCAGAAAAAGATAGCGTATTCGCCAAGGACATAGTCGAAGCGGTGAAGTCTGAAAACTTCGAGACAATTGTAGACCAAGACTTTAAAGGATTCCAAAAGCCGGAATGGTTCGGGAAACGGAAATAAAAGAAGACCCACAAACTATATTAGAATTTCGGAACGTTTTTAAAACGTTTCCGAAATCTATACATCCTTCTATTGAGGATATCTCCTTAAAAATAGATAAGGGAGAAATTTTCGGGATCATCGGAACTACCGGCGCTGGAAAAAGCACCTTACTTAGATTCGCAAATTTATTAGAAACACCTGACTCAGGACAGGTATTTTTTCAATCTGTAGACATCTCGAATCTAAAAGGAGAAGCACTCAGGCATCATAGATCCAAAGTGGGAATGGTATTCCAACAATCTCACTTGGTACTAAACAAAAAAGTTTTTGATAATATTGCACTCCCCTTAAAAGCATCAGGTTGGAAAAAAGAAGAGATCCGCGCAAGAGTGATCGAACTTCTTTCTTTGATAGGACTCGAAGACAAAATAGATTCTTATCCAAACCAGCTCAGCGGCGGACAAAAACAAAGAGTAGGGATTGCAAGAGCAATCGCGAATCACCCTACTCTACTCTTATGTGATGAACCAACTTCCGCTCTGGATCCGGAAACAACTCGTTCTATTTTAGGACTTTTAAGAGACATCCACAAAAAATTCTCCATAACAATACTCATCGTAACTCATGAGATGAATGTGGTTCGAGAAATCTGCAATTCAGTCGCAGTATTAGAAAAAGGTAAACTGATCGAAACAGGCTCTGTATATTCTCTATTTGCCGATCCTTCACAAGAAATCACCAAAAAGTTAACAGGACACGCATTCACAAATTCAATTCCAGAAGAAACTTTAGCAAGGACAGAAGGAAGAATACTTAGAGTAGTCCTGAAAAACGAAATCGCGACTGAACCTGTGCTTGGAAAAGTTATCCGTGCTACAAACCAAGTCCCAAATATCATTCACAGTAAGATTGAATACATTTCAGGCAAACCAATCGGAGTCTTTTATTTGGAAACTGATCCTTCTGATAATAGTACAGACACAATCAGAGCCGCATTTGTAAGATACGGAGCAACTGTGGAGGAAATTTTCAGATGAATTTTTCCAAATGGATAGAATTATATCCTGAATTAGTCAATGCATTCGGACAAACATTCCTAATGCTTGGGATCTCTTTGTCTTCTGCATTAGTATTTGGAATTCCTTTGGGATTTTTGATCTATCTTACAGACAAAAAATTATTCATACCAAATCGATTCTTTCATGCAATACTTGGAATATTAGCAAACCTAATTCGATCCATTCCATTTGTGATCTTACTCGTGGCACTCATCCCGCTCACTCAGTCTTTGGTAGGAACTACAATCGGCCCACTCGCAGCATCAGTCCCACTTTCTGTGGCAGCCATCCCGTTCTTAGCAAGATTAGTCGAAACATCTCTCAGAGAAATTCCCGAAGGAGTTTTAGAAGCCGCAGTCTCCACGGGAGCAAAACTCTCTCTCATCATCAGAGAAGTTTTGATACCTGAAGCATTGCCCGGTATCTACTCTGCAATTACAGTTACAACCATAAGCTTATTAGGATATTCTGCAATGGCCGGTATCGTAGGGGGTGGAGGAATTGGAGATCTTGCGATTAGATTCGGATATTACAGATACGAAGACGATATCATGTTCGCAACGGTTTTTGTTCTGATCGCTTTAGTCCAAACATTCCAATGGATCGGTGATAAAACCCGCAAAAAGAGTGATAAAAGAATTTCTCATTAGTTTTTATAAAGAAGAATATTAAGATCTTCTTTGAACAAAAAGAATCCGCAAGTAAACCTGCGGATCAAATGTTGTAGTGTTGCATATTCATTTGTCCTAATGCCATATGGCCCATACAAAATACTGACCTTCTCCCTAAGCAATTAGGCACTCTAAGCGCCTTTTTCTTGGATTTCTGCTAAAACAGGAAGCAACTTCCGTTATCACAGATATTATATCCATCATGTCAAACTCAACAGTATTGCAAAAAGAAACCAGCAAAGTGCACCAAGAAGTCATAGAAGCGAACCAGAAATACGTTTCCGAGTTCGGTAAAAAGGGAGAATTGGCTCTTCCCCCTGCCAGAAGTTTTACGATCCTGACCTGCATGGATGCACGTTTGGATCCAGCTAAGTATGCGGGTCTTTCGGAAGGAGATGCACACGTTATACGAAACGCGGGAGGAAGAGCGAGTGACGATGCGATCCGATCTCTTATCATCTCCCATAAACTTTTAGGTACAAAAGAATTTTTCGTGATCCATCATTCAGATTGCGGAATGGCCCTATTCACTGACCAAATCATCCGTAACCTTTTGGAGAAAAGTCTGAAAACCGCAACTGTAGATTCAAACGGTTGGAGAAACTTGGAAGAATCCGGAGGATCAGACGAAGCAAAATTTATCCCTTTCTTAACTTTCGAAAGTCTAGAAAAAAGTGTGGTAGATGACGTAAAAAGGATCAGAAACCATCCATTGATCCCTAAAGATATCCCTGTTTATGGATACTTCTACGATGTAAAAACCGGAAAACTTGTAGAAGTGGAAGAAGCGACCAAGATCGGAAGAGCTATATAACTTGCTCGATAATTTTAAAAAACACCGGAAAGGAAATTAGATTCTAACTCTAATATTTCTTTCCGGTATTCATTTTAGATCCTAATAGAATATCCGAAAGACCAGATAATACTATGAAGTGGGATTTTTTGCTCTAAGTGTTTATTCACAAGAGCCTGTTTTACATTAGGATCCAATCCAGAGTTTTGGATGGAACTTAAGATAAAATCATTCACGAATCCATATCCCTTAGATGGATCGATAGTCATCCCGTCGTTTGAATTACCAGTCAACGGTCCTACCCAAGTTGCTCCTGGAACCGTGCCGACTGTTTGGCCTCCTACATTATTTGGATAATAATAATTATTATCTATCATGTATGTATTTGGTCTGTAAACATCTGTGAGTGAGAAAGAAAATCCCAAATACTTTACAGTTACCTTATAGTCGATATTCTTAAATCCGGACCTTCTATCTATATTATCATTATAGTATTGGTATCCGAAATCGATCCCAGGTTGGATCTTAAAATTGTCAGTGATCTCGTATTCATGAAAGACTGAGAATCTATGAAATGTTGTGCCGTTAAATGCATTCGTAGGATATCCAGACTCCAGGTCCTTTTCTCCTGCTATACTTGAGCCTCCAATTCTTTCCGAAGTGACTCTCACGTTATATGTATAAGTCGGATGGATATATTTTAGAACAGGCAATGCCCAGCCGAAAGTGAAAAGTCCTAGAGCAAAACTTGGTTGGTTGTTTGCATAATATATCCAACCTGCATTCCAATCTCCTAAACGATTTGTGGACCATTTATAATTGAGAATAGTGGCAAGACCTTCTCTCAATCCATTAGGCTCCTTTCTCAATCTGTTTGTATTCGGATCTGCTGCAACCTTATCTAGATCAACTCCCGGTCCATATGAATGCGATTGAAAAACTCCATCCACATCTCTGTTTGTTCTACCAGTTAAAGGAGAATAATCTCTGATGATCAGTTGTAAACCTTCTATAGGAGTTGGGATATTCACCATTGTATCTAGGATCAATGATTTAGGAACTTCTGAATAATGAAGACCACCTCTTCTATCAAAAGCATTTCCGAATAAACTATTACCATTGATAAACACATCATTAGTTAAAGATTGGGTCCAAATCAGATCATAATTTCTTTTTTGAGGGATCTGTTTTTGTTCCTTCAATTCTTGCGTATTGTTTTCAGCCTGGATACCTGCGATCTCGGACTTTGAGATCCGGACCGGGATAGAATCTTCCAAACTAAAAATATAATATTCTTCAGCTTCCTTTTCTAACTTCAGATTTTTCAGAACTTTCCCTGATTTCAGCTTCACCTCATCTCCGAAAAGAGGAGTGATCAAGAAGAAGGAAAATAGCAAAATCGGCAAATATTGGTAGGTTTTCTGAATCGACCTAAGTATTTTCATAGGAGTCTCCTTTGTCCCGTTTGCCAATTTTTGGATTTTAAGGCAGAACGGGGCTTTTCCCCATTAGTTCAATAATATTTGAACTTTAAAACTTAGAAAGTGCTTGTCAATCTTTTGTTCAAATATTATTGAACTTTATAAGGAGTATTGGAAAAAAAATTCCGATGTCTAAACAGCCAACTCATCCCAATTTAGATCAGATAGAATTGAATTCTATATTCGAAGCGGTAAGTGATCCAATCCGTAGGAAGATACTATTGGACCTTTCAGAAAGAGGAGAATCCAATTGTTCTACTTTTCTAGTTTATGCTCCGAAAACGAATCTTTCTTACCATATGGGAAAATTAAGAGACGCAGGAATGATTTTTACTAGATACGAAGGAACTCAGAGATTTTCTATCATCCGAAAGGATGACCTGGAAAAAAAATTCCCAGGCCTACTCGACACTATTCTAAAAAGTGCAAGGATAGAAAGCGACAAAGAAGAAGTTTCCGTGGTCACGGTCTAACAAGGAAATCAACCTTTCATTAATTGTAAACCTTGGGCAACGCTCACCACAGGTTTATATCCTAATTCTTTTTTTGCCTTGTCTATACGGATCGTACATTCTTTTCCCATAATATCCACAGGGAATCTCATCATTGGAGGTTCTTTACGAATTCCGAATATTCTCCAGATCCCTTCTACTATCATTGCTAAAAATCCAGCAACCGAAGAAGGTACAGATGCTTGGGGAAGTGTAATTCCTTGAGTTTGCATCATCTCCGTTAAAAATGTTTTTACGGTCTTATCTTCGTCGTCAGTGATAAAGTATATTTGTCCGGCCACACCTTTAGTTAAAGCAAGTTCTGTCGCATGCACTAAATTAGGAATACAGGTCACGGAAGTTTTGGCTCTTCCCCCATCCAGCCACATAAATTTTCCTTCGGATACCATCTTTTTCAGAACAGGAAGAACTGATGTATCTCCCGGACCCCAAACTAGTCTTGGCCTCAGAGCTATTGTTTCAAAACCAGGGCGATTTGCAGAGACTACTCTTCTTTCTGCTTCTCCTTTGCTGCGGCTATAATAGTAAGGAGTTTTTTTAGGATAAGGAT is drawn from Leptospira saintgironsiae and contains these coding sequences:
- a CDS encoding ArsR/SmtB family transcription factor; amino-acid sequence: MSKQPTHPNLDQIELNSIFEAVSDPIRRKILLDLSERGESNCSTFLVYAPKTNLSYHMGKLRDAGMIFTRYEGTQRFSIIRKDDLEKKFPGLLDTILKSARIESDKEEVSVVTV
- a CDS encoding NAD-dependent epimerase/dehydratase family protein, which encodes MNLFITGASGFVGGAIARHLKTKHKIKVLSRSPKTDSVLTEQGFEIVSGSLESITSQDLAGIDIVIHCAAFVGPWGTYQDFWKGNVEGTTRLLEASQKAGVKRFIHMGTEAALFHGQDMIQIDETYPYPKKTPYYYSRSKGEAERRVVSANRPGFETIALRPRLVWGPGDTSVLPVLKKMVSEGKFMWLDGGRAKTSVTCIPNLVHATELALTKGVAGQIYFITDDEDKTVKTFLTEMMQTQGITLPQASVPSSVAGFLAMIVEGIWRIFGIRKEPPMMRFPVDIMGKECTIRIDKAKKELGYKPVVSVAQGLQLMKG
- a CDS encoding MetQ/NlpA family ABC transporter substrate-binding protein codes for the protein MNRKLFIILLALLPFFVSCGKKEAPNLPGDRKNLKIGICPGPYGDLLKKGVFPDLEKKGYKIEIVQFSDYIQPNLALASGDIDANLFQHLPYLKKFTADKNLKLSAIINIPTAPMSVFAGKTKNPKDIKEKASIALPNDPTNLLRALKLFQELGFIKVNPDAVPTKASLSDITENKKQIQFLPLEAAQLPRSLESTDFSAINGNFALASGLDLTKAVILEKLAEEHKNIIVVREAEKDSVFAKDIVEAVKSENFETIVDQDFKGFQKPEWFGKRK
- a CDS encoding beta-class carbonic anhydrase → MSNSTVLQKETSKVHQEVIEANQKYVSEFGKKGELALPPARSFTILTCMDARLDPAKYAGLSEGDAHVIRNAGGRASDDAIRSLIISHKLLGTKEFFVIHHSDCGMALFTDQIIRNLLEKSLKTATVDSNGWRNLEESGGSDEAKFIPFLTFESLEKSVVDDVKRIRNHPLIPKDIPVYGYFYDVKTGKLVEVEEATKIGRAI
- a CDS encoding methionine ABC transporter permease; this encodes MNFSKWIELYPELVNAFGQTFLMLGISLSSALVFGIPLGFLIYLTDKKLFIPNRFFHAILGILANLIRSIPFVILLVALIPLTQSLVGTTIGPLAASVPLSVAAIPFLARLVETSLREIPEGVLEAAVSTGAKLSLIIREVLIPEALPGIYSAITVTTISLLGYSAMAGIVGGGGIGDLAIRFGYYRYEDDIMFATVFVLIALVQTFQWIGDKTRKKSDKRISH
- a CDS encoding methionine ABC transporter ATP-binding protein; the encoded protein is MVRETEIKEDPQTILEFRNVFKTFPKSIHPSIEDISLKIDKGEIFGIIGTTGAGKSTLLRFANLLETPDSGQVFFQSVDISNLKGEALRHHRSKVGMVFQQSHLVLNKKVFDNIALPLKASGWKKEEIRARVIELLSLIGLEDKIDSYPNQLSGGQKQRVGIARAIANHPTLLLCDEPTSALDPETTRSILGLLRDIHKKFSITILIVTHEMNVVREICNSVAVLEKGKLIETGSVYSLFADPSQEITKKLTGHAFTNSIPEETLARTEGRILRVVLKNEIATEPVLGKVIRATNQVPNIIHSKIEYISGKPIGVFYLETDPSDNSTDTIRAAFVRYGATVEEIFR